In Ananas comosus cultivar F153 linkage group 10, ASM154086v1, whole genome shotgun sequence, the following proteins share a genomic window:
- the LOC109716413 gene encoding aluminum-activated malate transporter 9-like isoform X1 has product MNGKKGSIRIDFHLPPKAVAPEVEKNADANNIIESLSPRKWIWDVWEFAKTDTTRVTFSLKVGLACLLVSLLILFRAPYEVFGTNIIWSILTVAVMFEYTVGATFNRGFNRALGSLLAGIFAIVVIQVAMSSGHIAEPYVIGISIFLVGAITSFMKLWPSLVPYEYGFRVILFTYCLIIVSGYRMGNPIRTAMNRLYSIAIGGFVAVLVNVFISPIWAGEQLHRELVNNVNSVADSLEECVKKYLSDDGSDHPEFSKTVMDDFPDEPAFRKCRATLNSAAKLDSLANSAKWEPPHGKFRQFFCPWAEYVKVGAVLRHCAYEVMALHGCLHSEIQAPYHLRCAFRSEILDATNQAAELLRSLSKDINNMKWSLQTSLLKHVHSSTERLQHSIDMHSYLLTSSHDQYDTSNKLQRKPSKTTSFNLKDLTDNLDEPETGKTETMQVESYHESMKKQQRRLHSWPSREVDDFEEEGKIVSDLVPRMRALESTAALSLATFTSLLIEFVARLDHLVEAVDKLAKMAKFKQEYTS; this is encoded by the exons ATGAATGGAAAGAAGGGTAGTATACGAATTGACTTCCACTTACCTCCGAAGGCTGTGGCGCCTGAAGTTGAGAAGAACGCTGATGCTAATAACATAATCGAGAGCTTGTCTCCAAGGAAATGGATATGGGATGTGTGGGAGTTCGCCAAGACGGACACCACGAGGGTGACCTTCTCTCTCAAGGTTGGGTTAGCCTGCCTCCTAGTATCCCTGCTCATACTCTTTCGTGCGCCTTACGAAGTGTTCGGGACTAACATCATCTGGTCCATACTCACTGTCGCAGTTATGTTCGAGTACACAGTTG GTGCTACATTTAATCGAGGATTTAACCGGGCTCTTGGAAGCTTACTAGCCGGGATTTTTGCAATAGTAGTGATACAAGTAGCAATGTCCAGTGGCCACATTGCAGAGCCCTATGTCATTGGCATCAGCATCTTCCTCGTTG GAGCTATAACATCCTTTATGAAGCTGTGGCCATCTCTGGTCCCCTACGAGTATGGCTTCCGAGTAATCCTCTTCACCTACTGCTTGATCATTGTGTCGGGCTATCGTATGGGAAATCCTATCAGGACTGCCATGAACCGCCTCTACTCTATTGCAATTGGAGGGTTCGTCGCCGTCCTTGTGAACGTCTTCATTTCGCCTATATGGGCAGGAGAACAACTACATAGAGAGCTTGTCAATAACGTCAACTCTGTAGCCGACTCCCTCGAAG AGTGTGTCAAGAAGTATTTAAGTGATGATGGATCAGATCATCCTGAGTTCTCAAAGACAGTGATGGACGACTTTCCTGATGAGCCAGCTTTTAGAAAGTGCCGAGCAACTTTAAATTCAGCTGCAAAGCTTGACTCACTG GCCAATTCAGCAAAATGGGAGCCACCTCATGGGAAATTCAGGCAGTTCTTCTGCCCTTGGGCAGAGTATGTCAAGGTCGGGGCCGTGCTTCGACACTGTGCTTATGAGGTCATGGCTCTGCATGGTTGCCTTCATTCAGAGATTCAG GCACCATACCACCTAAGGTGTGCATTCCGGTCGGAGATCCTAGATGCCACGAACCAAGCAGCAGAGCTTTTGCGCAGCTTGAGCAAAGacataaataatatgaaatggAGCCTTCAAACTAGTCTACTGAAACACGTCCATAGCTCAACTGAGCGTCTCCAACACTCTATCGACATGCATTCCTACCTTCTCACCTCGAGTCATGACCAATACGATACTTCAAACAAATTACAAAGAAAACCATCCAAAACAACCTCTTTTAACCTCAAGGACTTGACCGATAACTTAGACGAGCCAGAAACTGGAAAAACTGAGACTATGCAAGTTGAGTCTTATCACGAAAGCATGAAGAAGCAACAAAGAAGGCTACACTCATGGCCGTCGAGGGAAGTGGACGACTtcgaagaagaagggaaaattGTTTCTGACCTAGTCCCCAGGATGCGCGCACTTGAAAGCACCGCCGCATTGTCACTCGCCACTTTCACCTCGCTACTTATCGAATTTGTGGCTCGGCTTGATCATTTGGTTGAGGCTGTCGATAAGCTCGCTAAGATGGCCAAATTCAAGCAAGAGTATACAAGCTAG
- the LOC109716413 gene encoding aluminum-activated malate transporter 9-like isoform X2 encodes MDMGCVGVRQDGHHEGDLLSQGATFNRGFNRALGSLLAGIFAIVVIQVAMSSGHIAEPYVIGISIFLVGAITSFMKLWPSLVPYEYGFRVILFTYCLIIVSGYRMGNPIRTAMNRLYSIAIGGFVAVLVNVFISPIWAGEQLHRELVNNVNSVADSLEECVKKYLSDDGSDHPEFSKTVMDDFPDEPAFRKCRATLNSAAKLDSLANSAKWEPPHGKFRQFFCPWAEYVKVGAVLRHCAYEVMALHGCLHSEIQAPYHLRCAFRSEILDATNQAAELLRSLSKDINNMKWSLQTSLLKHVHSSTERLQHSIDMHSYLLTSSHDQYDTSNKLQRKPSKTTSFNLKDLTDNLDEPETGKTETMQVESYHESMKKQQRRLHSWPSREVDDFEEEGKIVSDLVPRMRALESTAALSLATFTSLLIEFVARLDHLVEAVDKLAKMAKFKQEYTS; translated from the exons ATGGATATGGGATGTGTGGGAGTTCGCCAAGACGGACACCACGAGGGTGACCTTCTCTCTCAAG GTGCTACATTTAATCGAGGATTTAACCGGGCTCTTGGAAGCTTACTAGCCGGGATTTTTGCAATAGTAGTGATACAAGTAGCAATGTCCAGTGGCCACATTGCAGAGCCCTATGTCATTGGCATCAGCATCTTCCTCGTTG GAGCTATAACATCCTTTATGAAGCTGTGGCCATCTCTGGTCCCCTACGAGTATGGCTTCCGAGTAATCCTCTTCACCTACTGCTTGATCATTGTGTCGGGCTATCGTATGGGAAATCCTATCAGGACTGCCATGAACCGCCTCTACTCTATTGCAATTGGAGGGTTCGTCGCCGTCCTTGTGAACGTCTTCATTTCGCCTATATGGGCAGGAGAACAACTACATAGAGAGCTTGTCAATAACGTCAACTCTGTAGCCGACTCCCTCGAAG AGTGTGTCAAGAAGTATTTAAGTGATGATGGATCAGATCATCCTGAGTTCTCAAAGACAGTGATGGACGACTTTCCTGATGAGCCAGCTTTTAGAAAGTGCCGAGCAACTTTAAATTCAGCTGCAAAGCTTGACTCACTG GCCAATTCAGCAAAATGGGAGCCACCTCATGGGAAATTCAGGCAGTTCTTCTGCCCTTGGGCAGAGTATGTCAAGGTCGGGGCCGTGCTTCGACACTGTGCTTATGAGGTCATGGCTCTGCATGGTTGCCTTCATTCAGAGATTCAG GCACCATACCACCTAAGGTGTGCATTCCGGTCGGAGATCCTAGATGCCACGAACCAAGCAGCAGAGCTTTTGCGCAGCTTGAGCAAAGacataaataatatgaaatggAGCCTTCAAACTAGTCTACTGAAACACGTCCATAGCTCAACTGAGCGTCTCCAACACTCTATCGACATGCATTCCTACCTTCTCACCTCGAGTCATGACCAATACGATACTTCAAACAAATTACAAAGAAAACCATCCAAAACAACCTCTTTTAACCTCAAGGACTTGACCGATAACTTAGACGAGCCAGAAACTGGAAAAACTGAGACTATGCAAGTTGAGTCTTATCACGAAAGCATGAAGAAGCAACAAAGAAGGCTACACTCATGGCCGTCGAGGGAAGTGGACGACTtcgaagaagaagggaaaattGTTTCTGACCTAGTCCCCAGGATGCGCGCACTTGAAAGCACCGCCGCATTGTCACTCGCCACTTTCACCTCGCTACTTATCGAATTTGTGGCTCGGCTTGATCATTTGGTTGAGGCTGTCGATAAGCTCGCTAAGATGGCCAAATTCAAGCAAGAGTATACAAGCTAG
- the LOC109716311 gene encoding uncharacterized protein LOC109716311 encodes MDNRFGHPGFANVSSYSFGGWSTITAGAANHTDTILRLDSTVSKGIKRKWVDFNAIEHLGSTSLSLDLGRPSSSSDSSKQSLATACTVSSSKESDVESSMDLDLNFQLSLGNESAPSLKIPASAAPKSLASDHKFDLQLSLSVGPSESVITNANTIPASPHQDVFHNLVTVVSVPTVDEGSTSSRWKTGNNLSPYIHISEENAAFLSKKVIPGKPIQSYVPQLPPTSVQNLKSPTASTSEVVLLPQRSSSAKNCQFLGCGKGARGASGFCIAHGGGRRCQKVGCQKGAEGRTIFCKAHGGGRRCQFLGCTKSAEGRTDCCIAHGGGRRCSQEGCARAARGRSGRCIKHGGGKRCQMENCTRSAEGRSGLCISHGGGRRCQFPECKKGAQGSTMFCKAHGGGKRCTFPGCNKGAEGSTPYCKGHGGGKRCSFPGGCHKSVHGGTQFCVAHGGGKRCAFPDCTKSARGRTDYCVRHGGGKRCKFDGCGKSAQGSTDYCKAHGGGKRCTWGQAGSGFGMGSAPCDRFARGKIGLCAIHTALVEDHRVHGVNTVGAVNAEPEGRVHGGSVFSMLSSSSTSGSSNSGQGENGVIPNGLLHNWL; translated from the coding sequence ATGGACAACAGGTTTGGACACCCAGGATTCGCTAAtgtttcttcttattcttttgggGGTTGGAGCACAATCACAGCAGGAGCTGCAAATCATACAGATACCATCTTAAGGCTTGATTCTACAGTTTCAAAAGGGATAAAGAGGAAGTGGGTTGATTTTAATGCAATTGAGCATCTGGGAAGCACTTCACTCTCGCTAGATTTGGGCCGCCCGTCGAGTTCATCTGATAGCAGCAAACAAAGCTTGGCAACAGCTTGCACTGTGTCTTCCTCTAAGGAAAGTGATGTCGAGTCCTCGATGGATCTGGACTTGAATTTTCAGCTTAGTCTTGGCAACGAGAGTGCCCCGAGCCTGAAGATTCCGGCTTCTGCTGCTCCAAAGTCATTGGCAAGTGATCATAAATTTGACCTTCAGCTGAGTCTCTCGGTGGGGCCTTCTGAATCTGTCATCACAAATGCTAATACAATTCCAGCTTCGCCTCATCAGGATGTATTCCATAATTTGGTAACTGTTGTTTCAGTGCCGACAGTTGATGAAGGATCAACATCTTCTCGGTGGAAAACTGGGAATAATCTTTCACCCTATATACATATCTCTGAGGAGAATGCAGCATTCCTATCTAAAAAAGTTATTCCTGGAAAGCCTATTCAGTCTTATGTTCCGCAACTCCCACCAACTTCAGTACAAAACTTGAAAAGTCCGACCGCCTCGACTTCTGAAGTTGTTCTACTGCCACAGCGCAGCAGCAGTGCTAAGAATTGCCAGTTTCTGGGTTGCGGGAAAGGAGCTAGAGGAGCTTCTGGGTTCTGCATAGCCCACGGTGGAGGTCGGAGGTGCCAGAAAGTAGGTTGTCAGAAGGGGGCTGAGGGCCGGACCATCTTTTGCAAAGCGCACGGAGGGGGCCGGAGGTGCCAATTCCTTGGGTGCACTAAAAGTGCTGAGGGCCGGACTGACTGCTGCATAGCTCACGGCGGCGGGCGGCGCTGCAGCCAGGAGGGGTGCGCTCGTGCAGCCAGAGGGAGGTCCGGCCGCTGCATCAAGCATGGTGGCGGCAAGAGGTGCCAGATGGAGAACTGTACACGGAGTGCGGAAGGCCGATCTGGCCTATGCATCTCCCATGGAGGGGGGCGAAGGTGCCAGTTCCCTGAGTGCAAGAAGGGAGCTCAGGGCAGCACAATGTTCTGCAAGGCGCATGGAGGGGGCAAGAGGTGTACTTTTCCAGGATGCAACAAGGGAGCTGAGGGGAGCACGCCTTACTGCAAAGGACACGGCGGGGGAAAGCGTTGTTCGTTTCCAGGAGGTTGCCATAAGAGCGTGCATGGCGGGACCCAGTTCTGCGTTGCCCATGGTGGGGGCAAAAGGTGTGCGTTCCCTGACTGCACGAAGAGTGCGAGGGGGCGGACAGACTACTGCGTCCGTCATGGAGGGGGCAAGCGCTGCAAGTTCGATGGATGTGGGAAGAGCGCGCAGGGGAGCACTGATTACTGCAAGGCGCATGGGGGAGGCAAGCGGTGCACGTGGGGTCAAGCTGGGTCAGGTTTTGGCATGGGGAGTGCTCCTTGTGACCGCTTTGCTAGGGGAAAGATTGGCCTTTGTGCTATTCATACTGCATTGGTGGAAGACCACCGTGTTCATGGAGTTAATACTGTCGGAGCTGTTAATGCGGAACCTGAAGGCAGGGTGCATGGTGGAAGTGTATTTTCAATGTTGTCCAGCAGTTCTACTTCTGGAAGCAGCAACAGTGGCCAAGGTGAGAATGGTGTTATTCCGAATGGTTTGCTTCACAATTGGCTCTAG